A genomic stretch from Sceloporus undulatus isolate JIND9_A2432 ecotype Alabama chromosome 5, SceUnd_v1.1, whole genome shotgun sequence includes:
- the MCAT gene encoding malonyl-CoA-acyl carrier protein transacylase, mitochondrial has protein sequence MGRGLLQYPNVAGLFRVAQQLLGYDLLSLCLEGPQEQLDRTVHSQPAVFVTSLAAVEKLHHQQPSVVENCVGAAGFSIGEYAALVFAGAIDYSEALYAVKVRAEAMQEASEAVPSGMLSVIGRNNSDYFAACLEAREYCKSVGLENPVCEVSNYLFPDSRVIAGHLQALEYLQKNSKKYSFARVKMLPVSGAFHTQLMESAMEPLSEALKSITIQQPLISVYSNVNSQKYTHPKQIQRLLVKQLVLPVKWEQTMHAIYERKKGTEFPCSYEAGPGKQLGTILKSCNLKAWKSYKNIDVSEDDANEEI, from the exons ATGGGACGGGGCCTCCTGCAGTACCCCAACGTGGCGGGGCTTTTCCGCGTGGCCCAGCAGCTCCTGGGCTACGACCTCCTGAGCCTCTGCCTGGAGGGGCCCCAGGAACAGCTGGACCGCACCGTCCACAGCCAGCCCGCCGTCTTCGTCACCTCCCTGGCCGCCGTGGAGAAGCTGCACCACCAGCAGCCCTCG GTAGTTGAAAACTGTGTCGGAGCTGCTGGATTCAGCATTGGAGAATACGCAGCTCTTGTTTTTGCAGGAGCCATAGACTATTCCGAAG CCTTATATGCAGTAAAGGTGCGCGCTGAAGCCATGCAAGAGGCATCTGAAGCTGTCCCAAGTGGAATGCTGTCTGTTATCGGCCGGAATAATTCAGATTATTTTGCTGCTTGTTTAGAAGCTCGTGAATATTGCAAATCAGTGGGACTAGAAAATCCTGTATGTGAAGTGTCAAATTACCTGTTTCCAGATAGCCGAGTCATTGCAGGACATTTGCAG GCTTTGGAGTACTTACAGAAAAATTCTAAAAAATACTCATTTGCACGTGTAAAAATGCTACCAGTCAGCGGTGCTTTCCACACTCAACTTATGGAATCAGCAATGGAACCTTTATCAGAAGCCCTCAAATCAATTACCATTCAGCAGCCTCTCATCTCTGTCTATTCAAATGTGAACAGCCAAAAATACACACATCCAAAACAGATCCAGCGTTTGTTAGTGAAGCAATTGGTTTTGCCAGTAAAATGGGAACAAACAATGCATGCCATCTATGAAAGGAAAAAAGGCACAGAATTTCCTTGCTCATACGAAGCTGGTCCTGGGAAACAGCTAGGAACAATCCTAAAAAGTTGCAATTTGAAGGCCTGGAAATCCTACAAAAATATTGATGTTTCAGAAGATGATGCAAATGAAGAAATTTAA